One genomic region from Dermacentor variabilis isolate Ectoservices chromosome 6, ASM5094787v1, whole genome shotgun sequence encodes:
- the LOC142584465 gene encoding aminopeptidase N-like — protein sequence MVVLCQGVRLDNGSHWQFVLDHLDEAAPDDSKRAAVRALGCARNRSRLKQLLHHTMDKPEFPGKMEYVFESLMETPVGEELASDFLMKNLKKLVRKHGTGSSMRHAIRAVVTGVRSVDRFTKIKKFHEELSRRRRFPRKVDATFAGALHEAERALLWAQNHGSVVEQWLDRKMAKYPFLYEDVVRAMY from the exons ATGGTAGTGCTGTGCCAAGGCGTGCGCCTGGACAATGGAAGCCACTGGCAGTTTGTGCTGGACCACCTGGACGAGGCAGCCCCGGACGACAGCAAGCGCGCCGCCGTCAGGGCACTCGGATGCGCCAGGAACCGATCCCGGCTAAAACA GCTTCTGCACCATACTATGGACAAGCCTGAGTTTCCTGGCAAGATGGAGTACGTATTCGAGAGCCTCATGGAGACGCCGGTGGGCGAGGAGCTTGCCTCGGACTTCCTCATGAAGAACCTGAAGAAGCTTGTTCGCAA GCACGGAACGGGATCTTCGATGAGGCATGCCATACGGGCCGTCGTCACTGGAGTCCGCAGCGTCGACAGGTTTACTAAG ATCAAGAAATTCCACGAGGAGCTCTCTCGGCGTCGCCGATTTCCCCGAAAAGTGGACGCGACGTTTGCCGGCGCGCTGCACGAGGCCGAGCGGGCGCTGCTGTGGGCACAGAATCACGGCTCGGTGGTCGAGCAGTGGCTCGACCGCAAGATGGCCAAGTATCCCTTCCTCTACGAGGACGTCGTCAGGGCCATGTACTAG